The proteins below come from a single Leptolyngbya sp. 'hensonii' genomic window:
- a CDS encoding ATP-binding protein: MKRTQQLRIKSDADLLSEVLQWFEQLYHPSIPQRTWLECQTALAEGFINVVRHAHRGYPPETPVQIEVSIQDQGLEIKIWDQGPGFNLEQRLQKAKQNNSEQNTSGRGLLIMHDIMDFLDYSRTPEGQNCLTLIKQY, translated from the coding sequence GTGAAACGCACGCAGCAACTCCGGATCAAATCAGATGCAGATCTTTTATCTGAGGTTCTGCAATGGTTTGAGCAACTCTATCACCCCTCTATCCCCCAGCGCACCTGGCTGGAATGTCAAACAGCGCTGGCGGAAGGGTTTATCAATGTGGTCCGCCACGCTCATCGGGGGTACCCTCCGGAAACCCCCGTTCAGATTGAAGTTTCTATACAGGATCAGGGGCTGGAAATCAAAATTTGGGATCAGGGACCAGGTTTTAACCTGGAACAACGTCTACAAAAAGCCAAACAGAACAACAGCGAACAGAATACGAGCGGTCGTGGGTTACTGATCATGCATGACATTATGGATTTCCTGGATTACTCCAGGACTCCAGAGGGGCAAAACTGCCTGACCCTGATTAAACAGTACTGA